Proteins from a single region of Heterodontus francisci isolate sHetFra1 chromosome 29, sHetFra1.hap1, whole genome shotgun sequence:
- the LOC137345853 gene encoding antigen-presenting glycoprotein CD1d2-like yields the protein MQSSLDVKRDEITMKKKKCQLENTMENQAEYRRFGEEVKKQVREAKREYEKRLTANVKGNPKAFFRHLNTVAPQVFLSVDKASAAKPTQLCCLVTGFYPLDIKVTLLRNGKPITDTESSDILPNHDGTYQLRRWVQIEPNDRATFSCQYEQKGNGGVMILDWDKMVRTTPRSKLGLIVGLFAAIALVIHVVCSVVWKRGAAERGESSLNLAFLA from the exons atgcagagctccctggatgtcaaaagaGATGAGATTacgatgaagaagaaaaaatgtcagCTGgagaatacaatggagaaccaggctgaatacagaaggttcggagaggaagtgaaaaagcaagtaagagaagcaaagagggagtatgaaaagagactgacagctaacgtaaaagggaatcccaaagcttTCTTCAGGCATTTAAATA CAGTTGCTCCTCAAGTGTTTCTTTCCGTGGACAAGGCATCAGCTGCTAAACCGACACAACTCTGCTGCCTTGTCACAGGATTTTACCCTCTTGATATCAAGGTCACCCTCCTGAGAAATGGCAAGCCTATCACTGACACAGAATCCTCTGACATCCTGCCCAACCATGATGGCACCTACCAGCTCAGGAGATGGGTTCAGATTGAGCCCAATGACAGAGCCACCTTTTCCTGTCAGTATGAGCAGAAGGGAAATGGAGGAGTGATGATCTTAGACTGGG acaaGATGGTCCGAACGACTCCAAGATCAAAACTCGGATTGATTGTTGGGCTTTTTGCTGCAATCGCTCTGGTTATTCATGTCGTTTGTTCTGTTGTGTGGAAGAGAGGAG CTGCTGAAAGAGGAGAATCATCTTTGAACTTGGCATTCTTGGCTTGA